The Calditerrivibrio nitroreducens DSM 19672 genome window below encodes:
- the flgF gene encoding flagellar basal-body rod protein FlgF — MLNGLYVAASGMMMQERVVSNIANNLANVNTNGYKKDGFTFQNYIAKPKEFPEDIIRSSLYNQTINRTVKLDRNYLDLSEGAVHQTGNKFDLAIGDKNGFFVVDTPWGIRFTRDGAFSINSDNELVNGSGYRVLSRNNQPIVINGNDVVFLPTGEVMVNGVQVDQLNIATFEDNTRLQKVGRNLFAAVDILPVEMENPNIMQGYIEGSNVNAVEEMVKMIEANRGFETYQKVIQTIDQLNEKASNELGRIA, encoded by the coding sequence ATGTTAAATGGATTATATGTGGCAGCTTCTGGAATGATGATGCAGGAAAGGGTTGTGAGTAACATTGCCAATAATCTTGCCAATGTGAACACAAATGGATACAAAAAAGATGGGTTTACTTTTCAAAATTATATTGCAAAACCTAAGGAGTTTCCTGAGGATATTATCAGAAGCTCCCTTTACAACCAGACGATAAATAGAACGGTGAAGCTCGACAGAAACTATCTTGATCTTTCAGAAGGGGCTGTTCATCAGACGGGGAATAAATTTGACCTGGCAATTGGGGATAAGAATGGTTTTTTTGTGGTTGATACACCATGGGGTATCAGGTTTACAAGGGATGGGGCATTTAGTATAAATAGTGATAATGAGCTCGTTAATGGCAGTGGTTATAGAGTTCTATCCAGAAATAACCAGCCGATAGTGATTAATGGAAATGATGTAGTATTTTTACCAACTGGTGAAGTAATGGTAAATGGGGTACAGGTGGATCAGCTGAACATAGCTACCTTTGAAGATAACACGAGGCTCCAGAAGGTGGGGAGAAACCTTTTTGCTGCAGTGGATATCCTACCTGTGGAGATGGAAAATCCGAATATCATGCAGGGTTATATAGAAGGTAGCAACGTTAATGCTGTGGAGGAGATGGTAAAGATGATAGAAGCCAATAGAGGTTTTGAAACCTATCAAAAGGTAATTCAAACGATAGACCAATTAAACGAAAAAGCTTCCAACGAACTTGGAAGAATAGCGTAG
- the flgG gene encoding flagellar basal-body rod protein FlgG: MFRAMWTAASGMTAQQMNIDNIANNLANVNNIGFKKSRIHFEDLLYQEMRPAGGPTAAGINHPTGIQIGLGTKVVATEKIFGQGNFQQTGNQLDIAIEGDGFFQVTMPDGTIGYTRNGSFKLDSNGNIVTAEGYLLEPAIAVPENATSIIIGQDGTVSVTIPGDTNPTELGAIELARFINPSGLKNIGRNLYQPTAASGEPVTGAPGTDAFGTVAQGILEMSNVNVAEEMVNMITGQRAYELNSKAIQTSDEMLQVVNNLKR; encoded by the coding sequence ATGTTTAGAGCGATGTGGACAGCAGCAAGCGGCATGACCGCACAACAGATGAATATCGATAATATTGCAAACAATCTTGCAAATGTTAATAACATAGGTTTTAAGAAGTCAAGGATCCATTTTGAAGATCTACTCTATCAGGAAATGAGACCTGCAGGTGGTCCCACCGCCGCCGGAATCAACCATCCCACAGGTATTCAAATAGGTCTTGGCACTAAGGTTGTGGCAACGGAAAAGATATTCGGACAGGGTAATTTTCAACAAACCGGGAATCAACTGGATATTGCGATCGAAGGGGATGGATTTTTTCAGGTGACAATGCCGGATGGTACGATAGGTTATACGAGAAATGGATCATTCAAATTGGATTCAAATGGTAATATTGTGACGGCGGAGGGGTATCTTCTGGAGCCAGCAATAGCAGTACCTGAAAATGCAACATCTATTATTATAGGTCAGGATGGTACTGTATCCGTTACGATCCCTGGGGATACAAACCCAACGGAATTGGGTGCCATAGAGCTTGCAAGATTTATAAATCCATCCGGATTAAAAAATATAGGAAGAAATCTTTATCAGCCCACTGCAGCGAGTGGTGAGCCTGTCACAGGTGCCCCGGGTACCGATGCATTCGGAACCGTTGCCCAGGGGATTTTAGAGATGAGCAATGTAAATGTGGCGGAAGAAATGGTAAATATGATTACAGGTCAAAGGGCATATGAGCTTAATTCAAAGGCAATACAGACGAGTGATGAGATGCTTCAGGTGGTAAACAATCTGAAACGGTAA
- a CDS encoding flagella basal body P-ring formation protein FlgA, translated as MIRIITILFLLGCGVAYGQIYYEIDKECFNLRDINVSYPDKNILCNLNFGEERKISTQVIKNYLSKENWDKLPSTSSFVVVKRKGVLVKEDDLKNLFMGYLGKKFPDLTFEIVKVSTGVGITASAIEDISISFPDKPFGTVYVDLSNGIKNYKVYAYIKAFSRGYISDSKIEKGESVLGKIKEVQVEVTNLKDDLFLNNFDAIAIQPIPKNRVITLKMVRQMPEKMKGEKVKVIYNNGTIVLEFEAVLMDDAYKGGRVSVKNLSSDKVLTGIYREGIVYLE; from the coding sequence ATGATAAGAATTATAACGATACTTTTTCTCCTCGGCTGTGGTGTTGCATATGGGCAGATATATTATGAGATTGATAAGGAGTGTTTTAATTTAAGAGATATAAACGTATCATATCCGGATAAGAATATACTGTGTAATTTAAACTTTGGAGAAGAAAGGAAGATTTCCACACAGGTTATAAAAAATTATTTAAGTAAAGAGAATTGGGATAAGCTTCCTTCAACATCATCATTTGTGGTCGTGAAAAGAAAAGGTGTTCTGGTGAAGGAAGATGATTTAAAAAATCTCTTTATGGGTTATCTGGGAAAAAAATTCCCTGATTTAACTTTTGAGATAGTAAAGGTGAGCACCGGTGTAGGTATAACAGCATCCGCTATTGAAGATATTAGTATTAGTTTTCCGGACAAACCTTTTGGTACGGTATATGTGGATCTGTCGAATGGTATTAAAAACTATAAAGTGTATGCTTATATAAAAGCTTTCTCCAGGGGTTATATCTCTGATTCTAAGATAGAAAAGGGGGAGTCGGTATTGGGGAAGATAAAAGAGGTGCAGGTGGAAGTGACGAACTTGAAAGATGACCTATTTTTAAACAATTTTGATGCTATTGCAATACAGCCCATCCCTAAAAATAGAGTGATAACATTAAAAATGGTAAGACAGATGCCGGAAAAAATGAAAGGGGAAAAGGTAAAAGTGATTTACAATAATGGTACTATTGTTCTTGAATTTGAAGCTGTTTTGATGGATGATGCATACAAAGGTGGAAGGGTTTCTGTAAAAAATCTATCTTCTGATAAGGTATTGACAGGGATTTATAGGGAGGGTATAGTTTACCTGGAATAA
- a CDS encoding acyl-CoA thioesterase, protein MRNYVNVRTEHLNHHGYLFGGILLKWVDEFAWMTASLDFPHCTMVTVAMDDIEFKRRVKNGAILRFDIKPFKIGNSSATYKVDVFADEPGADCEIEVFATKITFVRIDESGKAIPLPKKSKLRSEIE, encoded by the coding sequence GTGAGGAACTATGTAAATGTAAGAACAGAGCATTTGAATCATCATGGTTATCTATTCGGTGGGATCCTTTTGAAATGGGTGGATGAGTTTGCCTGGATGACAGCATCCCTCGATTTTCCCCATTGCACGATGGTTACTGTTGCTATGGACGATATTGAATTTAAGCGTAGGGTCAAAAATGGTGCTATACTTAGATTTGATATAAAACCTTTTAAAATAGGAAATAGCTCGGCAACGTATAAAGTGGATGTCTTTGCCGATGAACCTGGTGCTGATTGTGAGATTGAGGTTTTTGCCACAAAAATAACGTTTGTGAGAATCGATGAAAGTGGTAAAGCTATACCACTTCCGAAAAAGTCTAAGTTAAGAAGTGAAATTGAGTAA
- a CDS encoding response regulator transcription factor has translation MACKILIIDDDYEILDMLKILLEVEGYEVDTASNGFTGLEKLKKSSYNLILLDLNLPDIAGEQLCKAIRKNSELPILILSAKESVTDKVLCLEYGADDYITKPFQNIELIARIKAILRRCACNYGTEEEHTSILYYKNFIIDVENMIVKRDDEVINFTPKEFEIFLYLVRNKGKIVSRDKMINELWGKDNLYKWSRSIDVHIQHIRQKIEKNSKGHLYLKTISGVGYKLEE, from the coding sequence ATGGCATGCAAAATTCTGATAATTGATGACGATTATGAAATACTCGATATGCTAAAGATTCTGTTGGAAGTGGAAGGGTATGAAGTGGATACCGCTTCCAATGGATTTACCGGGCTTGAAAAATTAAAAAAATCGTCTTATAATCTTATATTGCTGGATCTAAACCTCCCAGATATTGCTGGTGAACAGTTATGTAAAGCCATCAGAAAAAATAGTGAACTCCCTATACTGATACTTTCCGCAAAAGAGAGTGTTACCGATAAGGTTTTGTGTCTTGAGTATGGTGCCGATGACTATATCACCAAACCTTTCCAAAATATAGAGCTTATTGCCAGAATAAAAGCTATATTGAGGCGTTGCGCATGCAATTATGGTACGGAGGAAGAGCATACCAGTATCCTGTATTATAAAAATTTTATCATAGATGTAGAGAATATGATTGTCAAAAGGGATGATGAAGTTATTAATTTTACACCAAAAGAGTTTGAAATCTTCCTTTATCTGGTGAGAAATAAAGGGAAAATTGTATCAAGAGATAAGATGATCAATGAACTATGGGGCAAAGACAATCTATACAAATGGTCCAGAAGCATAGATGTTCATATTCAACATATAAGGCAGAAGATTGAGAAAAACAGTAAAGGGCATCTGTACCTTAAAACTATTTCTGGAGTGGGATACAAGCTGGAAGAATGA
- a CDS encoding c-type heme family protein yields MTLIKKFVIYLSIVTILIISPLIMIIWHYQRELLLNQAKIQAETLFKMIVITRQWVAENRGRIEPVPAVATKEISEYAKKMANFKFHITSDVLVNPENAPDEFEKKALKYFKEGEKEFSEIIEYPNAGTVFRYMAPLHINESCMGCHYYQGYKIGDVRGGISVFIPINSLKETILLNNKMFYMFGFITFTSIILTVTILVNNLVLRHIKTLADASNEVIKNNYDLKTEIKTGDEIESLSKAFDKMVDTIAKNEELLKAKLKEAISNYVATYEELKQKNEKLLTLNKMKTDIIDTMAHDFRTPMTKILSYSEMLKDPKFMSDPMMIEKAISVIYNNINIMKNSLDQILILSKLEYSDISVEFEEVPLKDFVIDIVSFFDKEIDEKRLNLTVDIDNNLTVKADRNILSSLLKNLISNAIKYNKIDGEIIISARSNTEEVIFEVYDSGLGIKSDELDKIFNRFFRGSNVKNNFQGTGLGMSIVYQAARRLGWDIRVESEEGVYTKVTLFIPIR; encoded by the coding sequence ATGACACTGATAAAGAAGTTTGTCATATACCTCTCGATTGTTACGATTCTTATCATCTCACCATTGATAATGATAATATGGCATTACCAGAGGGAGCTGCTTTTAAATCAGGCGAAGATCCAGGCGGAAACACTTTTTAAAATGATCGTAATTACAAGACAATGGGTGGCTGAAAATAGAGGGAGGATAGAGCCAGTTCCTGCCGTTGCCACAAAAGAGATTTCTGAATATGCCAAGAAGATGGCTAATTTTAAATTCCACATTACAAGCGATGTTTTGGTAAATCCGGAAAATGCACCTGATGAATTTGAAAAGAAAGCCTTAAAGTATTTTAAGGAAGGGGAAAAAGAATTTTCTGAGATTATTGAATATCCAAATGCCGGTACGGTCTTCAGATATATGGCTCCGCTTCATATTAATGAATCCTGCATGGGCTGCCATTACTACCAGGGGTATAAGATAGGGGATGTTAGGGGTGGGATTTCTGTTTTTATACCGATAAATTCGTTGAAAGAGACGATTTTACTTAATAATAAAATGTTTTATATGTTTGGATTTATAACGTTTACCAGTATTATATTAACTGTGACCATACTTGTGAATAATCTTGTTTTAAGGCATATAAAGACCTTAGCAGATGCATCAAACGAAGTGATTAAAAACAATTACGATTTGAAGACAGAAATAAAAACTGGTGATGAGATAGAGTCTCTATCTAAAGCATTTGATAAGATGGTGGATACAATAGCAAAAAATGAGGAACTGTTGAAGGCGAAATTAAAAGAGGCCATTAGCAACTATGTAGCCACCTATGAGGAGCTAAAACAGAAAAATGAAAAGCTTCTCACACTTAACAAAATGAAAACAGATATTATAGATACAATGGCCCATGACTTTAGAACGCCGATGACGAAGATCCTGTCCTATTCAGAAATGCTGAAGGATCCAAAATTTATGTCAGATCCAATGATGATCGAAAAAGCTATCTCTGTAATTTATAATAATATCAATATAATGAAAAATTCTCTGGATCAGATTCTTATTTTATCAAAGCTTGAGTATTCAGATATATCTGTTGAATTTGAAGAGGTACCTCTGAAAGATTTTGTAATAGATATCGTAAGTTTTTTCGATAAAGAGATTGACGAGAAGAGACTTAATTTGACGGTAGATATCGATAATAATTTGACGGTTAAAGCTGATAGGAATATACTTAGTAGCCTTTTAAAAAATTTAATTTCCAATGCAATAAAATATAATAAAATAGATGGTGAAATTATCATTTCTGCCAGAAGTAACACTGAAGAGGTAATATTTGAAGTGTACGACTCTGGTTTAGGGATAAAATCTGATGAGCTGGACAAAATATTTAATAGGTTTTTTAGGGGTAGCAACGTCAAAAATAATTTTCAGGGGACAGGGCTTGGAATGTCGATAGTGTATCAGGCCGCCAGAAGACTTGGGTGGGATATTCGGGTAGAAAGTGAAGAGGGTGTATACACGAAAGTCACACTATTTATTCCAATTCGATGA
- the nusG gene encoding transcription termination/antitermination protein NusG — protein sequence MNWYLIYTKVKKEDFLEQLLTEAGLEVLNPKIKKTKNVRNMKKEVIEPLFPCYIFVKADLNIHLRIIRYTQGIRRLVGGSNPTVVPIEIIDTIKSKMVDGFIDTKSEEFKKGDTILIKDGPFKDFIGIFQEELDSKGRVSILLKTLALQPRITVDKDMIEKLRN from the coding sequence TTGAATTGGTATCTCATTTACACAAAAGTCAAAAAAGAAGACTTTTTAGAACAATTGTTGACGGAGGCTGGACTTGAAGTGCTGAATCCTAAGATAAAAAAAACTAAAAATGTCAGAAACATGAAGAAAGAAGTCATTGAGCCTCTCTTTCCATGCTATATATTTGTAAAGGCTGATTTGAATATACATCTAAGAATAATAAGGTATACCCAGGGTATCAGGAGATTGGTGGGGGGCAGTAATCCAACTGTAGTTCCCATCGAAATAATAGATACGATAAAATCTAAGATGGTGGATGGTTTTATAGATACCAAAAGTGAAGAGTTTAAGAAAGGAGACACTATACTGATCAAAGATGGACCTTTTAAAGATTTCATAGGTATTTTTCAGGAGGAACTTGATTCTAAAGGCAGAGTATCGATACTTCTTAAAACATTAGCTTTACAACCTCGTATTACTGTAGACAAAGATATGATAGAAAAACTGCGTAATTAA
- a CDS encoding LolA family protein, translating into MRKFLLITLILLSIFTIALGAPKKSTKATNNNKSVVERLKNIQKITADFTQTTKIKNFPEEVYKGKLYLVAGEKALWDYNYPYKQYYLFDKKGMEYYDSSTNQVIIQNKNSSREANIILTVLFNFKEIENNFDIVVNGKTQIQLKPKQDIGLKYIMLLLDSKNNIKGIHSEDINGNISEIEFNNVEINKDISLDVFKVKHPADAQIFKY; encoded by the coding sequence TTGAGAAAGTTTCTTTTAATTACTTTAATCCTCTTATCTATTTTTACTATAGCTTTAGGAGCACCAAAAAAAAGCACAAAAGCAACAAACAATAATAAATCAGTCGTGGAACGACTTAAAAATATTCAAAAAATCACAGCAGATTTTACCCAAACCACCAAAATCAAAAATTTCCCTGAGGAAGTATACAAAGGAAAATTATATCTGGTAGCAGGTGAAAAAGCTCTCTGGGATTACAATTACCCCTATAAACAATACTACCTTTTTGATAAAAAAGGGATGGAATACTATGATAGCTCCACAAACCAGGTAATTATCCAAAATAAAAACTCTTCCCGTGAGGCAAATATCATACTTACCGTCTTATTTAATTTCAAAGAGATCGAAAATAATTTTGATATCGTCGTAAATGGCAAAACCCAGATACAGCTAAAACCGAAGCAGGATATAGGATTGAAATATATAATGTTGCTTCTGGACAGCAAAAATAATATAAAAGGTATCCATAGCGAAGATATAAATGGAAACATTTCTGAAATAGAATTTAACAATGTCGAGATAAATAAAGATATAAGTTTAGACGTTTTTAAAGTAAAACACCCAGCTGACGCACAGATATTTAAGTATTAA
- a CDS encoding response regulator, translating to MNILFVEDEEIFYPLMDMLSKKFSFRLFIAGNLEMAKKTVEAEELHLVIIDYELPDGKGDELNIYIKENFPNIKTAISSGHGETLRHLVGYDYTVDKSDLINFIKEIVKINK from the coding sequence ATGAATATACTGTTTGTGGAAGACGAAGAGATATTCTATCCTTTGATGGATATGTTGTCTAAAAAATTTTCTTTCAGATTGTTTATAGCCGGTAATCTGGAAATGGCGAAAAAAACGGTTGAAGCGGAAGAATTGCATCTGGTAATAATAGATTATGAACTGCCAGATGGGAAAGGTGATGAACTAAACATCTACATAAAGGAAAACTTTCCAAATATAAAAACTGCAATCTCCTCTGGACATGGGGAGACATTGAGACACCTTGTGGGGTATGATTATACAGTGGATAAGTCTGATTTAATAAATTTTATTAAGGAAATAGTTAAAATCAACAAATGA
- the pepD gene encoding beta-Ala-His dipeptidase has translation MVDKVLNYFYKISSIPRCSKNEDKIIKFIQDWAISSGYSHKTDELGNTIVVSGDKVRIILQSHVDMVCEKRDNCLHDFKIDPIPIKNDGLFIYSDGTSLGADNGIGMALSMFMMDYFRTERDDIALLFTVDEETGLNGAKGVEPAFLDAEYLINLDSEADDTVIVGCAGGTDMIITRDLNKKTDSVVGRAMRISVSGFSGGHSGVDIDKGFGNAIKVLIELLCGLKIFDISNIRGGTAHNAIPRFAEAVVFTDLDIDTIREHFYSLTSKYTRDTPFVEISIYNEKVSSVYDMREIIPSIARLNHGVVTRLDDRFWNGVESSSNLAKIEVIEGVDKVKVVESLRSSSEVAMDNLKKLLEKELNGFNFFYCCDYPGWKPDIDSVLLKKTVDIYKKLFSLPPKVEVIHAGLECGILKGKNEKLEIISIGPNIYSPHSPDERLEISSVDKIAKFLNRLLADL, from the coding sequence ATGGTTGATAAAGTTCTAAACTACTTTTATAAGATATCATCTATACCGAGATGCTCCAAAAATGAGGATAAAATAATTAAATTTATACAGGATTGGGCAATATCATCGGGGTATAGTCATAAAACAGATGAGTTGGGTAATACCATTGTGGTTTCAGGTGATAAGGTTAGAATAATTCTTCAATCCCATGTTGATATGGTTTGCGAGAAAAGAGATAATTGTTTACACGATTTCAAGATAGACCCTATTCCTATAAAAAATGATGGATTGTTTATCTATTCAGATGGGACAAGTCTGGGTGCGGATAATGGCATCGGCATGGCTCTATCTATGTTTATGATGGATTATTTCAGAACGGAGAGGGATGATATTGCATTACTTTTTACTGTTGACGAGGAGACAGGTTTAAATGGAGCAAAGGGGGTTGAACCTGCTTTTCTGGATGCAGAATATCTAATAAATTTAGACTCTGAAGCTGATGATACTGTAATTGTGGGTTGTGCTGGTGGTACGGATATGATTATTACAAGGGATCTCAATAAAAAAACTGATTCAGTTGTGGGAAGAGCCATGAGAATATCTGTGTCAGGTTTTTCTGGGGGTCATTCAGGTGTAGATATCGATAAAGGTTTTGGAAATGCTATAAAGGTTTTGATTGAGCTTTTGTGTGGTCTTAAAATATTTGATATTTCTAATATACGTGGAGGTACAGCCCATAATGCTATACCACGTTTTGCTGAAGCGGTTGTTTTTACAGATTTAGATATTGATACAATTAGAGAGCATTTTTATAGTTTAACTTCAAAATATACCAGAGATACTCCATTTGTGGAAATATCCATTTATAACGAGAAGGTATCTTCTGTTTACGATATGAGAGAAATTATACCATCAATTGCACGACTAAATCATGGTGTGGTCACAAGACTTGATGACAGATTCTGGAATGGGGTGGAATCTTCATCAAACCTGGCGAAAATAGAGGTGATTGAAGGTGTGGATAAGGTAAAAGTGGTGGAGAGTCTCAGGAGCTCCTCAGAGGTAGCTATGGATAATTTAAAAAAGCTGTTGGAGAAGGAACTTAATGGTTTTAATTTTTTTTACTGCTGTGACTATCCGGGTTGGAAACCGGATATAGATTCTGTGTTGTTGAAAAAAACCGTTGACATTTACAAAAAGCTTTTCAGTCTGCCCCCGAAGGTGGAGGTGATCCATGCAGGGCTTGAATGTGGTATATTAAAGGGGAAGAATGAAAAGCTTGAGATTATCTCCATTGGTCCAAATATTTATTCCCCCCACAGCCCTGATGAAAGGCTTGAAATCAGCTCTGTGGATAAGATCGCAAAATTTTTAAACAGGTTGTTGGCAGATTTATAG
- a CDS encoding cation:proton antiporter has translation MHNESILMILIFLGSSVVITYFLTKLKIHPIIGFIITGAFIGPNGFKIVSDSTTVETISEIGVILLLFTLGLEFSIEKLMRLKKYVFVGGLYQVTGTFILFCLLGYFFFNSLKVSVILGILTALSSTAIVLKLISEKGLVDSPLGKMGIGILLFQDIMVVPIMIIVPLFASKEIVFVDILLKVFKSFFIGGVVFFVSKYATNFILSKVVKLRVREIFILSIIVISLGMAYLTGSLGISMSMGAFLAGVVLADSIYTHQIIADIQPFKDSFLAVFFISIGLLTDPLFIIKNFQSILIFVASLIIIKGLIIFFVSNGILKSPKVSFRLAISLFQVGEFSFVVAALSYSLKIIDEHFYQLFLAGSVFSMILTPFGFKYGYKLYDIIFRKTKDVNIKEYDTDDLKDHVVIIGYGLNGRNLSHVLKETDIRYIICEMNINTVREMAKKGEPIIFGDATKEEILHVLGVEKARVVVIAISDPEATKRIVKLTKNIREDICVLVRTRYVAEVEMFRRLGADEIIPEEFETSIEIFSRVLMRYNVPVNIIHLLVNKIRENNYESLRTIDIQPKKIYSKGSEDILINVVTYKILPESELVSKSLKDIDLRKNTGASVIAIKRGETVIQSPTAEEKLQSGDIIYITGTKEVVDGAVEFLNRINIEYINGSAT, from the coding sequence ATGCACAATGAATCGATTTTAATGATTCTTATATTTCTGGGCTCATCGGTGGTTATTACCTACTTCCTTACAAAGCTTAAGATTCATCCAATTATCGGTTTTATCATCACCGGGGCTTTTATTGGACCTAATGGATTTAAGATAGTAAGTGATTCCACCACTGTGGAAACAATCTCTGAAATAGGAGTAATTTTACTACTTTTCACACTTGGTCTTGAATTCTCCATAGAAAAATTGATGAGGCTAAAAAAATATGTGTTTGTGGGGGGGCTTTATCAGGTAACAGGAACGTTTATTCTTTTTTGCCTGTTGGGTTATTTTTTCTTTAATTCGTTAAAAGTTTCTGTAATCCTTGGTATTTTGACAGCTTTGAGCAGTACTGCTATCGTGCTTAAACTTATTTCAGAAAAAGGTTTAGTCGATTCACCTTTAGGAAAAATGGGGATAGGGATTTTACTTTTTCAGGATATCATGGTGGTGCCGATAATGATCATTGTACCATTATTTGCATCTAAAGAGATAGTTTTTGTGGATATACTTTTGAAGGTGTTTAAGTCTTTTTTCATCGGTGGTGTAGTTTTTTTTGTTTCGAAATACGCCACAAACTTTATTCTATCAAAAGTGGTGAAACTAAGGGTGAGGGAGATATTTATTCTGTCTATTATTGTAATAAGCCTTGGTATGGCTTACCTCACGGGGAGTCTTGGTATTTCTATGTCTATGGGGGCATTCCTCGCCGGAGTTGTTCTGGCAGATTCTATATATACTCATCAGATAATTGCAGATATCCAACCTTTTAAGGATAGCTTTCTGGCGGTGTTTTTTATATCTATAGGGCTCTTAACGGATCCACTTTTCATCATCAAAAATTTTCAGAGTATACTGATTTTTGTTGCTTCTTTGATAATCATTAAGGGGTTGATAATATTTTTCGTTTCAAATGGGATATTAAAGTCACCTAAGGTATCTTTTAGGCTTGCTATTTCTTTATTTCAGGTTGGAGAGTTTTCTTTTGTGGTGGCGGCTTTGTCTTACAGCTTGAAGATAATAGATGAACATTTTTACCAGCTTTTTCTTGCGGGTTCGGTTTTTTCTATGATTTTGACCCCTTTTGGGTTCAAATATGGGTATAAACTTTACGATATAATCTTTAGGAAAACAAAAGATGTCAATATTAAAGAGTATGATACAGATGATTTAAAAGATCATGTGGTAATAATTGGTTATGGTTTAAATGGAAGAAATTTAAGCCATGTTTTGAAAGAGACAGATATAAGATATATTATTTGTGAGATGAACATAAATACAGTAAGGGAAATGGCTAAAAAAGGGGAGCCTATCATATTTGGTGATGCCACTAAAGAGGAGATCTTACATGTATTGGGTGTGGAAAAAGCAAGAGTGGTGGTTATTGCCATATCTGACCCTGAAGCCACAAAGAGGATAGTAAAGCTTACTAAAAATATAAGGGAAGATATTTGTGTATTGGTTAGAACAAGGTATGTGGCTGAAGTGGAAATGTTTAGAAGATTGGGGGCGGATGAAATAATTCCGGAGGAGTTTGAAACTTCCATAGAGATCTTTTCTCGTGTATTGATGAGGTATAATGTACCTGTGAATATTATTCATCTACTTGTTAATAAAATTAGAGAAAATAACTACGAATCTCTTCGGACTATTGATATACAGCCAAAAAAGATTTATTCGAAGGGATCAGAAGATATCTTAATAAATGTTGTTACTTATAAGATACTTCCAGAAAGTGAACTTGTGTCTAAATCTCTAAAAGATATCGATTTACGGAAAAACACAGGAGCAAGCGTCATCGCTATCAAGCGGGGTGAGACTGTTATTCAAAGCCCCACCGCTGAGGAGAAACTTCAATCTGGGGATATTATATATATAACAGGCACAAAGGAAGTGGTGGATGGAGCCGTGGAATTTTTAAATAGGATAAACATAGAATATATCAACGGGTCAGCGACTTAA